Genomic window (Croceicoccus sp. Ery15):
AGGGATCGGGGCTGGTGTCGATCGCGCTTTGTACCACGAGCACAGGTACGGTAATCGCCGCAGCCTCTTCGTGTACGACGCCAGGCGTAAGCGCGGCGCGGCCCAGTGTTGCGGGTGTGGAAGAAGCGTGCGCTTCATCCGCCTCCACCTGCGCATGCGGTACATCCGGCCAGTAAAACAGCTTGCGCATGGGTTCACGCGGCGTGGCGAGGTAGCCGCTGGGAATAAGGCCAGCACGAAGCTTTCCCATGTCGGTATCGCCTAGCACCATCGGTTCATTGGCCCAGCCCAGGACGGCAACCCGGTCGAAAACGGGATGCATGGCGGCCTGCGATATGATCATCATGCCGCCCATCGAATGGCCAATGCCAGTTACGCTGATGTCTGGCCCCAGCTCATCCACGACCAAGGCCAGCGCAGCGGCATGGGCATTCGCGATAATCGCGCGGCTCAGCTTGCTTTCGGGTTCCGGTTTCGTGCTGTCACCCATGCCCAACATGTCGATGGCGAGCACAGCCTTGCTGCGATCGGTGAACCAGCGCGCGAAGCTATAGCTTTCGTCGGCAAAAGGCGGATTCCAGTAGATACGCGAATAGCCTCCGCCATGAATGGCGAAAATCAGGTGCTTGCCGCTCTTGGCCCAATTGTCGGGCAGATGCAGGCTGGCCGCGATCTCTGTCTTCTCGCCAATCGCCGCCGCGCTGGAAACGTCCAGCATCATGTCCTTCGATTTCATCGCAGACCCTCCTTGTCGGTGATGTTCGCCGCACCGGCCATAGAAGCACCTGCCGTGAGAGAGGTTCAATCTCATATCGAACCGAGAGACTTGACGAGAAAACGGAAGAGAGGAGTTGGGCATGAGTGCAGACGGTCTGTCGTGGGAAAAGCTGGTCGATGAATTGCGACCGCTGGGCGATGCGATGCGGACGCGCGTGCCGGAACGGCTGCGCAGCGATCCGCAGATCTTGGCGGAATCGATGCGCCTGTTGCTGGCGGGCCTTGCGCGGGCGAGTTCAGATGCGCTTGTTGGTGATCGCCGCCATCCGATATTCGTGCCCGAACTGAACATTGCGCAGAACATCTTCCAGCCCAATGCCGACACGATCTACAAATCGGCGATCATCGAGAAGGGCGGCAGCTATCTGTTGCGGGGCGATCGCGGTACGGTGCGAATGATCATCCTTGCCCAAATGGGACCCGACACGCTGCGGACCGGTCAGCACAGCCCGCTGTTGGGGCAGACCGATTTCGACGATCTGACCGTCGGCGAAGACGGATCGTTCGAACTTGTCATCTCGCCGGAGCGTCCTGCCAGTTACACCGGGAACTGGGCCGCGCTGGACCCGCAATGCGAAAAGTTCATGGTGCGTATCGTGTCATGCGACTGGGGCGCTGAGCGAGAGCCCCGGTTCGGAATTGCGCGGCTTGACGTCGATGATGCCAAGGGCCGCCCAAGCGCTGACGACTTGCACGCCGCTTTCGATGAAATGCCCTTCATCACCCGCGTCTGTGCATTGGCTTTCCCAACCCATGTCGAGGAATTGCGGGACGAGGGATATCTCAACAAGCTCAAGATTTTCGATGTCTCGCAAATGTCCGGACTCAAGGGGCAATTCTATTACGAGGGCGCCTATGAGCTGGCCGACGACGAGGCACTCATTAGCGAAGTTCGCGTCCCGCAAAGCTACCGCTATTGGTCGATCATCCTGACCAATGAACTGTACGAGACGACCGACTGGTACAACAACCAGGCAAGCCTGAACGACGTGCAGGGCGTGGTCGATCCCGATGGTGTGTTCCGCACGGTGATTTCTTCGCGGGATCCCGGCGTGCACAACTGGCTCGATACGTCGGGTTATCCCGCAGGGGCCATTCAGGGACGGTGGTTCGAGGCCAGCGAAAAGCCGATGCCTACCATAAGAAAGGTCAAGATAGACGATGTCCTGTCGCATCTGCCCGAAGCAACAAGGCGCGTGAGTCCGCAGGAACGCAGCGAAGCATTGCGCGACCGCCGACTCGCAGCGCAGATGCGCATCATCTGGTGATTCCAGAGAATTGACGGAGAATGACAATGGCTTCCGCCCCGACTCGTGAAATCCCGGCGCATGTTCCTGCCGACAAGGTGGTCACGCTCGACTTCTTCAAGCGTGAGAATGTCGATGTTTGCCCGCAGGAGGTCATGCTGCCAGAAATTCAGCGGACGCTTCCGCCTGTCACCTGGTGTACGAATATCTTTCCCGGCGATCAGGGCGGATGGCTGCTGACAAAGGTGGAGGATATGCACGAAGTCCTTCGCGACGCGGACAATTATACCAAGAATGGCATGGGCAAGTTCGCCCAGTCGATCGGCGAAGACTGGCTGGTCATCCCCACCGAGACCGACCTGCCCGAGCATGGTGAGTATCGCAAGGCGTTGAACCCGTTCTTCGCGCCCCAGAAGATCGCACGGATGCGCGACGAACTTCACGAGCGTGCGGTCGCCTTGATCGACAATTTCAAAGACCAGGGACATTGCGAATTCGTCGAGGAGTTCTCGGCGAAATTCCCCATTTTCATCGTCCTCGACCTGCTCGGTTTGCCGCAGGACAGAATGCCCGAATTCCTGGAGTGGGAGAAAAACATCTTCCATACCAACGACTTCGAACTGCGGACACGCGCGGTCCAGAAGGTCGTCGATTATTTGAACGAGGTGATTGCCGAGCGTCGGGCCAACCCGGGTGATGACTACATCAGCGGCATTTTCGATTATGAGATCAATGGCCGCAAATGGAACGACAAGGAAGTTTTCGGCCACTGCTTCAACCTTTTCATCGGCGGGCTCGACACCGTGACGTCGCTGATGGGCAACATCTTCACCTTTCTGGCAAGATATCCCGATAAACAGCAGGAATTACGCGATAATCCCAAACAGATCGTTCTGGCGGTCGAGGAATTCCTGCGCGCATTCGCCCCGGTCAGCGTGTTTCGTATCGCAGCCAAGGAGGTCGAAATCCGGGGGCAGAAAATCATGCCCGGCGATTACGTGGGTATCTCGACCGCGGTCGCCGGGTATGATCCGGACTATTACGAGAATCCGCAGGAAGTGCGGTTCGACCGCAAGGCGCCGCATATCTCGCTGGGTTTCGGCATCCACAAATGCCTCGGCATGCATCTTGCCCGCATGGAGTTGCAGACCGCGCTTGAACACTGGTTGAAACTGGTGCCGCCCTTCCGCGTCGCTGATGGGTTCGACATCAAATATCATGCCGGCAACATCACCCATGTGCCGAAACTGGAACTGGCCTGGGAGGTCTAGTCCGGCTCTGGGCGCCGGGGTGAATTTTCATGCCCCATGCATGTCTACATGAAAACGCGACAGGCGAAGCGAAGTGATTTTCCATTCGCCGTCCACCCGCCGGTAGACTTCGTGGTACTGGCCATAACCGGTAATCGATTGCACGCCTTCGATAGGCGACTGGCCCGGTTGCCAGACGACCCGGTCCTGCATCGCCCATTTCACATGGGCGGTGTCCCCGCCGGCTAGGTCGATCTCCGGCGAATGAACCTGGTGGCTGGTGGCGGCGTGATCGACGGCAAAGCGGACTTGCGCAACGATGGCATCCACGCCGAACACGGGCTCCCGCCCGGTGTCCTCGTGAACGTCCATCATCGCGTCGGCTGTGAACAGCGCCGCAAATGCCGGCCAGTCCTTGGTATCGAGAAAGCGGCAATAGCGCGCTTTCACATTCTTGATCGCTTCAAAAGCGACAAGCCGGGCCAAGGGTTCTGATATGGTGTCCATGAAAATCTCCCAATGCTGCACCCTGTCACCGGATTGAATACGGTCTGCCTGCCTTTGGAGAGGTTGTCCCTCGACATTGTCAGTGAAAGCTTGGCGCAAATTTTTGATTGGAGAGTGAAAATGACGGAACCAGGTGCGCGGGCCCTGTTCGATAAGTTCGGAACCTATATCCTCCCCGGACGCGTCGACGATCCTCGTCGCGGTATCGAGGAGGCCCAAGAGGCAGAGCGGATTGGCCTTGGCGCCATCTGGATTTCCGAACGCTTCGCTCTGAAGGAACCGGCCGTCCTTGCGGGCGCCGTGGCGGAAGCGACGGACAAGATCCGGATCAACGGCACATTCTATGCCACGATGCGGCATCCGCTGGTCACGGCCAGCATCGCCAACATGATGCAGGCGATGAGCGACAACCGCTTTGGCATCATGTTCGCCCGGGCCGTGCCGGCCTATATGAAGATGATGGGCGCGCCCGCGATCACGATGGAGCGGCTTGCCGATTATATCTCCATCTATCGACGCTTGTGGGATGGCGAGACGGTTTCCTACGAAGGGATCCTCGGCAAGTTCCCCACTCTCAAGCTTACGGACCTGCATAAAGGACCAAAGCCGCCGATCATCTTTACCGCCATGGGACCGAAAAGCCTTGCTTTTGCGGGCGAGCATTGTGACGGCGTGTTGCTGCACCCGTTCGTTTCGCCAACCGGTGTGGCGAACAGCACAAAGATCGTGCGCGATGCCGCCGAAAAGGCCGGCCGCGACCCCATGTCCGTGCGCATCTACCACAATATCATCGTAGCTCCCGACCTGCCGAAGGACGAGGAGGACGCAGTGGTCCGCGGGCGGGCCATTACATATTTCGAATTGCCCGGATTTGGCGATCTGATCGTCGAGATCAACGAGTGGGACAAGGCGGTGCTCGACAAGGTGCGTGCCCATCCCAAGATCGCGTCCCTGAACGGCAAGCCGGCCGATCAGGCCTATACAAGGCAGGAACTGGTCGATGTGGGCCAATTGCTGCCGCAGCAATGGATCGACGAGGGCGCCGCCGTCGGCACCGCGTCGCGCTGCGCCGACCAGTTGATGCAATATCTGGATGCCGGGGCGGACGAGATCCTTTTGCATGGCGCTGCGCCGAAAGACATGGGCCCCCTTGCCAGTGAATTGAAACGCGCACTTGCCGGGAAGGGCCTGTGATGACGCCGTCGCAGGTTCGGGAGCGGCTGCGAGACTGGCTTGAGGCCAATGTCGATGGCTGGCGCGACGTGCGGATCGAACCGCTGGAAGTGACCACCGGATCGGGTTTTTCCGCCCAGATCTTCTTTGTCGATGTCGAATACACCAGCCCGAACGGGCCGCAATCGAAGACCCTGGTGGTTCGCCGTCAGCCCCAGGATCACGAGGTCGTGTTCGGTTCCAGTCTGGAGTTGCAGGGGCAGATGATCGCGGCCCTCGACGCATTGGGGTCGATCCCGGTTCCGGAATGGATCGGGATGGAACTGGACCCCGCAGTGCTGGAAATGCCCTTTATCGTCATGGGACGGGTGGACGGCCACGCAGCGACCCAGAATCCCAACTATAACAAGGCGGGCTGGCTGTACGATATGTCGCCCGACCAGCGCGCCGCGACATGGCGCAATGCGGTCGAAGCCTATGCGGGAATGGCGCAGATCGACTGGCAGGAAAATGGCTTTGGCTTCATGGCCCGTCCCGATTGGGGCGCGCCGGGGCTGGACCAGTATCTCGGCTATATCGAGGCCTGGTACAACGCATGCCGCAAGAACCGCGATATGCCCTATGTCGATGCCGCAATGGACTATATCCGCAAGCATCAGCCGACGGATACGCCCGTGAACGTGCTGTGGGGCGACAGCACGCCATCGAATGTGATGTTTGCGCAGGACGGCCGCGTCAACGCCTTGATCGACTGGGAGCTGGCAGCGCTTGGGCCTGCGGAGCTGGACCTTGCGTGGTGGCTGTATTTCGACGATCTGTTCAGCCGCCGCTTTGGCGTCGAACGGCTGGAAGGGCTTCCCACGCGGGATGAAACCGTGGCGATCTGGGAGGCGGCCAACGGACGCAAGGCGGACCACCTGGAGTATTACGATGTCGTGGTGGCCCTGCGCATGGCGCTGGTCGTGGTAGGGGCGTTCGACAGGCAGGTCGCGATGGGCAATATCCCGTCAACCAACAAATCGTTGAATGCCAACTTCATGACGCTGTATCTCGCCGAACGCCTTGGGATGGACCTGCCGGAACTTGGACCGGATTTCTATGCCTTCATGAGCAATATGACCCCCGTCGACCAGAAAGAGTAAATTTAGCGGCGCGGCGAAGGTCGTGTACCATCCGGGAGAGGTCAAGATCCGCGCAAGCTGAAACCCCGAACGGGATCGATGAAGTATTTGCCGGTGTCTTTGGGGAGAAGATGATGGCGAAAACGCCGCGCGAGATAGTGGACGAGGGCAGGCTGGGCGGCTGGCAGATCGCCGCGCTGGGCATGACGATATTGCTGAACGCGCTCGACGGCTTCGACGTCATGTCGATCAGCTTTGCGGCACCGGGTATCGCCGAGGAGTGGCAGGTTCCGCAGGATGTGCTGGGCTGGGTTCTGTCGATGGAACTTATCGGCATGGCGGTGGGATCGATCCTGCTTGGCGGCATGGCCGACAGATTCGGACGGCGTCCCACGATATTGGGCTGCCTGACGGTGATGGGGGCGGGCATGCTTCTGGTCCCCACCGCAACGGGCGTTGCGCAATTGTCGCTGTGGCGCCTGCTGACCGGTCTGGGCATCGGTGGCATGCTGGCTGCCCTGAATGCCACGGTCGCCGAATTTTCCAACGCCCGCTATCGCAGCCTTGTCCTGCCGCTGATGGTGACAGGCTATCCGCTTGGGGCATTCCTTGGCGGGATGATGGCGGCAAATGTTCTTGATGCCGGTGACTGGCGCGGCGTGTTCTATCTGGGGGCAGGGCTGACCATCGCGGCCATACCGCTGTCTTTCTTCCTGATCCCGGAAACACCCGACTGGCTGGTCGATCGCCGCCCCGCCAATGCCCTGCAACGGATCAACACGATCCTTCGGCGCTTTCGCCTGCCCGAAGCGACCGAACTGCCCGAACCGTCCGCTGGCCCAAGAAGGTCGTCGATTGCCGATATTCTAAGGCCGCCGTTGCTGTCGCGCACCTTGCTGCTGACGCTCGCCTATCTGACCCATGTCACGGCCTATTATTATTTCGTGAAATGGATACCCAAGCTGGTGGTGGACATGGGTTTCGATGCCAGCGCGGGTGGCGGCGTGCTGACCAAGGCCATGCTGGGCGGCGCGATCGGCGGCGGCCTGCTGGGGGTGGTGGCGCTCAGGATCGGGATCAAGAAGGCAACGGTGATCGCCCTTGCCGGCGCCTTTGTCATGCTCAACATATTCGGACAAGCGCCCGAGGATATCGCCATGCTGGGCTGGATCGCGGGCGTCACCGCGTTTTTTTCGAACGCAGCGGCGGTCGGCTTCTATGCCTTGCTGGCGATGGCCTTTCCGCCGCATGTGCGGGCAACCGGCACCGGTTTCGGAATCGGCTTTGGCAGGGCAGGGGCGGCCATGGGGCCCGCCCTTGCCGGAATATTGTTTGCCCGCGGTCTCGATGTCGAGGCGGTATCGCTGATCATATCGATCGGTTCGGCGGTATCGATCTGCGCCATCCTGCTGGTACGCATTACCGCCGGACCGCGCGCGGCGACAGACCGCCGCGACGCGTAATCATCCGATGCCGTAAGTGACGGATCGCGTCACGCAGCGGCGTGGACGATCCGCGCGAACCCGTTGTCGATCACGCGCTCCTGCGTTCCGTTGCGGAAAGCGCGGAAATGCAGTGTGTCGCCATCCTGCCAGATATGGGTGTGGATGTCGTCGCCGGGATAGACCGGCGCGGTGAAGCGCACGTTCATTTCGCGCAAACTAGCCGCCACCCCGCCACACGCGCCATGGATCAGCGCGCGCGAGACGAGTCCCATCGTGCCCAGCCCGTGCAGGATTGGCCGGTCGAAACCGACCGACGCGGCTGCTTCCGGATCGATATGCAGCGGATTCCTGTCTCCCGACAGGCGATAAATCGCCGCTTGCGCCAGGCTGGTCGGCAGTACGACTGCAAGGTCGGGATCTCGGTCGGGTATCGGGAACTGGGGCTCCGCAGGCAGGCTGCGCTCTCCGCCAAAGCCTCCGGCACCCTGAATGAACCATATCTCGGACGTTTCTGCGACAAGAAGCCCGCTTAGGGTGCGAACCTCCTTCTTTGCCCGGATCAGTGCGGGCTTGCCGGGTCCCTTGTCGGCGACATCCGTCACCTTGGTGGTCCCGATCAACGTGCCAGCCGATTCCAGCGGCACATGAATCTTCAGGCGCTGTTCCCCGTGCAGGATCGACAGCCAGTCCAGCCCCGTGGCCGGGTCCATCGCCCAGAAGCCGGGCGTACCGAGTACCAGAGCCATTGTCGGTAAAACCTGCAGATTGCGCTCAAATACCAGGCTCGTCTCGTCAATTTCGCTTGTCAGACCAGCTCCCACGCCCAGAGCGTAGATGATCGCGTCGCGAGGATCATAGTCATCATGCGTTTCCGGGATGGCATAGGAAAGCAGCTTTTCGGTATCGAGCGGAGCGGTCATGCGGCTAGGGCCTCTTCAATATGGCAATGCGGTCGCGGCGTAATCCGCCTAGCAGATTTACGCTTGGTCTAGCGCCAGGTGTCAGGTGAAATCTGTATCGGCGATACGACGATCTTGGGTGGAGAAAATGCCCTATCTGCCCAATGCGAACGGCTTCCCCTTTCGGACGATAGGTCTATGATCAGTTGCGAGCTTCGCCCGGGGTAAAAGGTTTCGATCGTAAGTTGGCGCGCCCTATCGAAGGGCAGGGGTCGTGAATCGGCTCGAGGTTAGGGCCGGAGGCAACCAACACCTGACGGGATTGCGCGCTGCCCATGCGCCGATCACCTCACCTAGGAATACGAGGGCCCCCAATGCCGCACGGACCGCTAGCCGGTATTCGAATAGTCGAAATGGACGCGATCGGACCTGTGCCGCTGTGCGGGATGATCCTCTCGGGCCTCGGCGCCGAAGTCGTGCGCGTCACCCGGCCGGGAGGGCATTCGGCGTGGGGCGATATCGGTGATGCGGTGGTCCTGCGCGGTCGCACTGAAGTGCAGCTCGACCTGAAATCCGATAAGGGGAAACAGGCGCTTCTGGAACTGGCCGATCATGCTGATGCGCTTATTGAAGGCGCGCGTCCCGGCGTGATGGAACGGTTGGGTCTGGGCCCCCCCGAATGTCTCGCACGCAATCCAAGTCTTGTCTTTGCGCGCATGACGGGCTGGGGGCAGGAAGGTGACCTTAGCAAAACCGCAGGCCA
Coding sequences:
- a CDS encoding alpha/beta hydrolase — encoded protein: MKSKDMMLDVSSAAAIGEKTEIAASLHLPDNWAKSGKHLIFAIHGGGYSRIYWNPPFADESYSFARWFTDRSKAVLAIDMLGMGDSTKPEPESKLSRAIIANAHAAALALVVDELGPDISVTGIGHSMGGMMIISQAAMHPVFDRVAVLGWANEPMVLGDTDMGKLRAGLIPSGYLATPREPMRKLFYWPDVPHAQVEADEAHASSTPATLGRAALTPGVVHEEAAAITVPVLVVQSAIDTSPDPSRETAYFKAAASTELQIVDNAAHCQNFAGSRRSHWADLNDWIDRN
- a CDS encoding DUF1214 domain-containing protein, which encodes MSADGLSWEKLVDELRPLGDAMRTRVPERLRSDPQILAESMRLLLAGLARASSDALVGDRRHPIFVPELNIAQNIFQPNADTIYKSAIIEKGGSYLLRGDRGTVRMIILAQMGPDTLRTGQHSPLLGQTDFDDLTVGEDGSFELVISPERPASYTGNWAALDPQCEKFMVRIVSCDWGAEREPRFGIARLDVDDAKGRPSADDLHAAFDEMPFITRVCALAFPTHVEELRDEGYLNKLKIFDVSQMSGLKGQFYYEGAYELADDEALISEVRVPQSYRYWSIILTNELYETTDWYNNQASLNDVQGVVDPDGVFRTVISSRDPGVHNWLDTSGYPAGAIQGRWFEASEKPMPTIRKVKIDDVLSHLPEATRRVSPQERSEALRDRRLAAQMRIIW
- a CDS encoding cytochrome P450 — its product is MASAPTREIPAHVPADKVVTLDFFKRENVDVCPQEVMLPEIQRTLPPVTWCTNIFPGDQGGWLLTKVEDMHEVLRDADNYTKNGMGKFAQSIGEDWLVIPTETDLPEHGEYRKALNPFFAPQKIARMRDELHERAVALIDNFKDQGHCEFVEEFSAKFPIFIVLDLLGLPQDRMPEFLEWEKNIFHTNDFELRTRAVQKVVDYLNEVIAERRANPGDDYISGIFDYEINGRKWNDKEVFGHCFNLFIGGLDTVTSLMGNIFTFLARYPDKQQELRDNPKQIVLAVEEFLRAFAPVSVFRIAAKEVEIRGQKIMPGDYVGISTAVAGYDPDYYENPQEVRFDRKAPHISLGFGIHKCLGMHLARMELQTALEHWLKLVPPFRVADGFDIKYHAGNITHVPKLELAWEV
- a CDS encoding nuclear transport factor 2 family protein, with product MDTISEPLARLVAFEAIKNVKARYCRFLDTKDWPAFAALFTADAMMDVHEDTGREPVFGVDAIVAQVRFAVDHAATSHQVHSPEIDLAGGDTAHVKWAMQDRVVWQPGQSPIEGVQSITGYGQYHEVYRRVDGEWKITSLRLSRFHVDMHGA
- a CDS encoding TIGR03857 family LLM class F420-dependent oxidoreductase, which codes for MTEPGARALFDKFGTYILPGRVDDPRRGIEEAQEAERIGLGAIWISERFALKEPAVLAGAVAEATDKIRINGTFYATMRHPLVTASIANMMQAMSDNRFGIMFARAVPAYMKMMGAPAITMERLADYISIYRRLWDGETVSYEGILGKFPTLKLTDLHKGPKPPIIFTAMGPKSLAFAGEHCDGVLLHPFVSPTGVANSTKIVRDAAEKAGRDPMSVRIYHNIIVAPDLPKDEEDAVVRGRAITYFELPGFGDLIVEINEWDKAVLDKVRAHPKIASLNGKPADQAYTRQELVDVGQLLPQQWIDEGAAVGTASRCADQLMQYLDAGADEILLHGAAPKDMGPLASELKRALAGKGL
- a CDS encoding phosphotransferase family protein, whose product is MTPSQVRERLRDWLEANVDGWRDVRIEPLEVTTGSGFSAQIFFVDVEYTSPNGPQSKTLVVRRQPQDHEVVFGSSLELQGQMIAALDALGSIPVPEWIGMELDPAVLEMPFIVMGRVDGHAATQNPNYNKAGWLYDMSPDQRAATWRNAVEAYAGMAQIDWQENGFGFMARPDWGAPGLDQYLGYIEAWYNACRKNRDMPYVDAAMDYIRKHQPTDTPVNVLWGDSTPSNVMFAQDGRVNALIDWELAALGPAELDLAWWLYFDDLFSRRFGVERLEGLPTRDETVAIWEAANGRKADHLEYYDVVVALRMALVVVGAFDRQVAMGNIPSTNKSLNANFMTLYLAERLGMDLPELGPDFYAFMSNMTPVDQKE
- a CDS encoding MFS transporter; the protein is MMAKTPREIVDEGRLGGWQIAALGMTILLNALDGFDVMSISFAAPGIAEEWQVPQDVLGWVLSMELIGMAVGSILLGGMADRFGRRPTILGCLTVMGAGMLLVPTATGVAQLSLWRLLTGLGIGGMLAALNATVAEFSNARYRSLVLPLMVTGYPLGAFLGGMMAANVLDAGDWRGVFYLGAGLTIAAIPLSFFLIPETPDWLVDRRPANALQRINTILRRFRLPEATELPEPSAGPRRSSIADILRPPLLSRTLLLTLAYLTHVTAYYYFVKWIPKLVVDMGFDASAGGGVLTKAMLGGAIGGGLLGVVALRIGIKKATVIALAGAFVMLNIFGQAPEDIAMLGWIAGVTAFFSNAAAVGFYALLAMAFPPHVRATGTGFGIGFGRAGAAMGPALAGILFARGLDVEAVSLIISIGSAVSICAILLVRITAGPRAATDRRDA
- a CDS encoding MaoC/PaaZ C-terminal domain-containing protein; this encodes MTAPLDTEKLLSYAIPETHDDYDPRDAIIYALGVGAGLTSEIDETSLVFERNLQVLPTMALVLGTPGFWAMDPATGLDWLSILHGEQRLKIHVPLESAGTLIGTTKVTDVADKGPGKPALIRAKKEVRTLSGLLVAETSEIWFIQGAGGFGGERSLPAEPQFPIPDRDPDLAVVLPTSLAQAAIYRLSGDRNPLHIDPEAAASVGFDRPILHGLGTMGLVSRALIHGACGGVAASLREMNVRFTAPVYPGDDIHTHIWQDGDTLHFRAFRNGTQERVIDNGFARIVHAAA